One window of Papaver somniferum cultivar HN1 chromosome 9, ASM357369v1, whole genome shotgun sequence genomic DNA carries:
- the LOC113310528 gene encoding calmodulin binding protein PICBP-like, with the protein MVQRKQPGKLSTPIETKKSFVKSDKRSTTNKPLVSSAYSSQNQDVRNKGGTDLKKKLKKSRSLKLLDLENIESSSPIKEKDKFKNCIQSPAVDLLKTPTKVSSPAATKVLETSPNYMKSTSSSNARKECSPVSSSRSSQTVFDSRNQKRRNSNNSKSSSLFPSPSGEKPGRSLTKSNSLKPVRTLTKTTSTKAGKPKKSSTAVLNQNINMSRATCSSTLKDSKFPNYLMINPGRSESEGTSVMKVCPYTYCSLNGHHHAPSPPLKCFLSAKRRLLRTQRSLRLKSLSPGGTKRPTKAKKETASGQLDFEGDSSTIKTDSVQETGMNFFVEIYAKPRETVDRRSNHDGEAEQIYGTTTSEAQNGFLKSIRDGAEAEINCDCCCIETNKSGSTVLVESESDEVVVQTSSELIWEEGEVVTQLFTEEVASPNLTNEDMLQKTSQENIEGSDTETADFESYEAYLILELDVCQDQLFLAEDTPEDQIHKDKESHLDHFFSGTISKSSVDKPCEELPASTGEKNGVPDVENDFFQENFQLGDHEVPFRAEVIDVNPNEEEEINCFEDDALIDHSPSYQIADLNAEIGQQPAPGEPYTELDVCKDQLSFAEDTAEEQIHTDKESHLDHCLSDTISESSDKPHEELPPATGEKNGVSDMENDFFQENFQLGDHEVPCRADVIDVNLNEEEENACYEDDALIDQSSSSQNTDLNAEIGQEPAPSEPYVDQLLLAADSEVGDEEEGPIDKINIEIEVCPTESPQQDDKCGVNVEHPLLLNDQSSINGIAENKEHTNKDKGEKMDHNSAGFKHAEEHNDLENYNLNCIEPGMIENIQAQEQKVETDATETTPCKSNSDDSVAQTSIMNARKKSHPEVTEISCNNLKITIGCRKNFEESEELKDFNPRDPNYLPVEPEPEAETVDLKQQMMDERKNAEEWMVDFALRRAVTELAPARKRRVALLVEAFETVTPQTKRESLVQHVMPAFAHARPMQACI; encoded by the coding sequence ATGGTTCAGAGAAAGCAACCAGGCAAACTTTCTACCCCAATCGAAACCAAGAAGAGTTTTGTTAAATCCGACAAGCGATCCACCACAAACAAGCCGTTGGTTTCGTCTGCTTATTCTTCTCAAAATCAAGATGTCAGAAACAAAGGAGGAACtgatttgaagaagaaactgaaaaagtCTAGATCATTAAAGCTTTTGGATTTAGAAAACATAGAATCATCATCTCCTATAAAAGAGAAAGACAAATTTAAAAATTGTATCCAGTCTCCTGCAGTTGATCTACTAAAAACACCTACCAAGGTATCATCACCAGCTGCAACCAAGGTATTGGAAACTTCGCCGAATTACATGAAGTCTACTAGTAGTTCTAATGCGAGGAAAGAATGTTCACCGGTAAGTTCTTCACGCAGTTCACAAACTGTTTTTGATAGTAGAAATCAGAAGAGAAGAAATTCAAACAATTccaaatcttcttctttgtttccttctccTTCTGGTGAAAAACCAGGGAGAAGTTTAACAAAGAGTAATAGCTTGAAACCAGTAAGAACTTTAACAAAGACCACTAGTACAAAAGCAGGGAAGCCAAAGAAGAGTTCTACTGCTGTTCTGAATCAAAATATAAACATGAGTAGAGCTACCTGTTCCTCGACTTTAAAGGATTCGAAGTTCCCGAATTATTTGATGATTAATCCAGGAAGAAGTGAATCAGAAGGAACATCGGTTATGAAGGTTTGCCCATACACGTATTGTTCTCTTAATGGTCACCACCATGCTCCCTCACCTCCCTTGAAGTGCTTCTTGTCTGCAAAGAGACGTTTGCTGAGAACCCAGAGGAGTTTGAGATTGAAATCCTTATCCCCAGGTGGCACAAAACGACCTACCAAAGCCAAGAAAGAAACTGCTTCTGGTCAACTGGATTTCGAAGGAGACTCTTCAACCATAAAAACAGATTCCGTACAAGAAACAGGGATGAATTTCTTTGTAGAAATCTATGCTAAACCGAGAGAGACTGTTGATCGAAGAAGCAACCATGATGGGGAAGCAGAACAAATATACGGTACTACAACATCTGAAGCCCAAAATGGGTTCTTAAAATCAATTAGAGATGGAGCTGAAGCAGAAATTAATTGTGATTGCTGTTGTATTGAGACAAATAAATCAGGGAGCACGGTCCTGGTAGAGTCTGAATCGGATGAAGTAGTTGTTCAAACATCATCAGAATTGATCTGGGAAGAAGGGGAAGTTGTTACTCAACTTTTCACTGAAGAGGTTGCTTCTCCCAACCTAACTAATGAAGATATGCTGCAAAAAACTTCTCAAGAAAATATTGAAGGTTCAGATACGGAAACTGCTGATTTTGAATCATACGAAGCATATCTAATTTTGGAACTTGATGTATGCCAGGATCAGCTTTTTCTTGCAGAAGATACGCCTGAGGATCAGATTCACAAAGATAAAGAATCTCATCTGGATCATTTCTTCAGTGGCACAATCTCAAAATCTTCTGTTGACAAACCATGTGAGGAACTACCAGCATCTACTGGTGAAAAGAACGGAGTGCCAGATGTGGAAAATGATTTCTTCCAGGAGAATTTTCAACTAGGAGACCACGAAGTCCCCTTCCGTGCTGAGGTAATCGATGTGAACCCAAACGAAGAAGAGGAAATCAATTGCTTTGAGGATGATGCTCTAATTGATCACAGTCCGAGTTATCAAATTGCAGATCTTAATGCAGAAATTGGTCAGCAACCAGCACCAGGTGAACCTTATACAGAACTTGATGTatgcaaggatcaactttctttTGCAGAAGATACAGCCGAGGAACAAATACACACAGATAAAGAATCTCATCTAGATCATTGCCTCAGTGACACAATCTCTGAATCTTCTGACAAGCCACATGAGGAACTACCACCAGCTACTGGTGAAAAGAACGGAGTTTCAGACATGGAAAATGACTTCTTCCAGGAGAATTTTCAACTAGGAGACCATGAAGTCCCCTGTCGTGCTGATGTAATCGATGTGAACCTAAACGAAGAAGAGGAAAACGCTTGCTATGAAGATGATGCTCTCATCGATCAAAGTTCGAGTTCTCAAAATACAGATCTTAATGCAGAAATTGGTCAGGAACCAGCTCCAAGTGAACCTTATGTAGACCAATTACTTCTTGCCGCAGATTCTGAAGTTGGAGACGAAGAGGAGGGACCAATTGACAAAATTAATATAGAGATCGAGGTATGCCCAACCGAGTCACCACAACAAGATGATAAATGTGGTGTAAATGTTGAACATCCTCTTCTTCTTAATGATCAATCAAGTATCAACGGCATAGCAGAGAACAAGGAGCACACAAACAAAGATAAGGGTGAAAAAATGGATCATAACAGTGCAGGATTTAAACATGCGGAAGAACACAATGATCTCGAAAATTACAATCTCAATTGCATTGAACCTGGAATGATTGAGAACATTCAAGCGCAAGAACAGAAAGTGGAAACAGATGCAACAGAAACAACCCCTTGCAAGAGTAACTCCGACGACTCAGTGGCACAAACATCAATCATGAATGCAAGAAAGAAATCTCACCCAGAAGTGACGGAGATAAGTTGCAACAACCTAAAGATAACAATTGGATGCAGGAAGAATTTCGAGGAAAGTGAGGAACTGAAGGATTTCAATCCACGTGATCCGAATTATCTACCTGTAGAGCCTGAACCAGAGGCAGAAACGGTTGATCTTAAGCAACAAATGATGGATGAAAGGAAAAATGCAGAGGAGTGGATGGTTGATTTTGCACTTCGAAGAGCTGTCACTGAACTTGCTCCTGCGCGGAAGAGAAGAGTAGCACTACTTGTGGAAGCTTTTGAAACGGTCACACCACAAACTAAACGTGAAAGCCTTGTGCAACATGTGATGCCAGCATTCGCTCATGCGAGACCAATGCAAGCTTGTATCTAA
- the LOC113310929 gene encoding scarecrow-like protein 3, with protein sequence MARMVQDEGSSSVTSSPLQFFSLMSLSPSLGSPYPWLRELKSEERGLYLIHLILYCANHVAAGSLENANIGLEQISHLASPDGDTMQRIAAYFTEALADRILKAWPGLHKALNSTRLSSISEGILARKLFFELFPFVKLSFVITNQAILEAMEGEKMVHIIDMNAAEPAQWIALLQALSARPDGPPHLRITGIHEQKEVLDQTALRLTEEAEKLDIPFQFNPIICKLENLDVERLRVKTGEALAISSVLQLHSLLASDDENARKKSPPASRSSNSVNLQRALQMNQGTLGELLEKDMVNGYSPSPDSASSSPASLSTSPKMESLLAALWGLSPKIMVVTEQESNHNGSTFMERLLEALYFYASLFDCLESTISRNSMERIKVEKMLFGEEIKNIIACEGTERKERHEKLAKWMQRFDFAGFGRVPMSYYGHLQAKRLLQNYGCDGYNIKEENGCLVLCWQDRSLFSVSAWRCRRYD encoded by the coding sequence ATGGCAAGAATGGTTCAAGACGAAGGATCATCTTCAGTAACTTCATCACCTCTTCAGTTTTTCTCCTTAATGTCACTTTCCCCTAGTTTAGGATCCCCATATCCATGGCTTCGCGAATTAAAATCGGAAGAACGTGGATTATATCTCATCCATCTCATACTCTATTGTGCAAATCATGTTGCCGCTGGTAGCCTAGAAAATGCCAATATTGGTCTCGAGCAAATATCACACCTTGCTTCTCCTGATGGAGATACAATGCAAAGGATTGCTGCTTACTTCACTGAAGCACTAGCTGATAGGATTCTAAAAGCTTGGCCTGGATTACATAAAGCCCTCAACTCCACCAGGCTATCTTCAATCTCGGAAGGAATTCTTGCTCGTAAACTTTTTTTCGAGCTTTTCCCCTTTGTAAAGCTTTCATTTGTGATCACAAACCAGGCAATTTTAGAAGCCATGGAAGGTGAAAAGATGGTTcatattattgatatgaatgcgGCTGAGCCCGCACAATGGATTGCTCTCCTTCAAGCCTTGAGTGCACGACCAGATGGTCCCCCTCACTTGAGAATCACTGGCATTCATGAACAGAAGGAGGTTCTAGACCAAACCGCTCTTCGATTAACTGAAGAAGCTGAGAAATTGGATATTCCATTTCAGTTTAATCCCATCATTTGCAAATTAGAAAATCTTGACGTTGAAAGGTTACGTGTTAAAACCGGAGAAGCTCTAGCTATCAGCTCCGTTCTTCAACTGCATTCTCTTTTGGCTTCTGATGATGAGAATGCTAGAAAAAAATCCCCACCTGCATCCAGAAGTTCGAATTCAGTTAACTTGCAAAGAGCTCTCCAGATGAACCAGGGCACACTGGGTGAATTGCTCGAGAAAGATATGGTTAACGGGTACAGCCCAAGTCCTGATTCTGCCTCATCATCTCCAGCGTCCTTATCCACATCGCCCAAAATGGAGAGCTTACTTGCAGCTCTATGGGGATTGTCTCCAAAGATTATGGTGGTTACTGAGCAGGAGTCGAACCATAATGGATCTACATTCATGGAGAGACTCTTAGAAGCACTTTACTTTTATGCATCTTTGTTCGACTGCTTAGAGTCGACCATATCTAGGAATTCAATGGAGAGAATCAAGGTTGAGAAGATGTTGTTCGGAGAGGAAATTAAGAACATTATTGCTTGCGAAGGAACCGAAAGGAAAGAGAGGCACGAGAAGCTTGCCAAGTGGATGCAGAGATTTGATTTTGCAGGGTTTGGCAGAGTCCCGATGAGCTACTATGGACATTTACAGGCCAAGAGATTGTTGCAGAATTATGGTTGTGATGGGTACAACataaaagaagaaaatggttgtttGGTATTATGTTGGCAAGATCGGTCACTTTTTTCTGTTTCAGCTTGGAGGTGTAGGAGGTATGATTGA